The stretch of DNA CTTCAGTATTCGCACGTGGAAATTTGAAGGTCAAAACCATCAAAGTGAAGAAATCAGATGAAGCTTCGCCTCCGGCAGAGTTGTTTGTCGTGACGCCGGAGTCCAGGGGTGTTTATCCTGTAATACTCTTTTGCCATGGTTACTGTACCGCTAATACTTGGTATTCCCATCTCCTTCAACACATATCATCCCATGGATATATCATTGTTGCTCCTCAGGTAAGTCTTTGTATCTGAATCTCTCTTCTCAAAAAAGTCATTCACGCCCATGTTCACTTATGTTCAAATTATTGTAGCAGATTTTGATATCTAAGTTCATCTGCAGACAAGGACTTTTCTCTGTGTCTTGCTAGAAATTGTACTATTTCTGCATTCTAAGCAACAAGTGTCAACACCATATAGTTTTCTTCGATATAGATATACACTTGATCATTTTCTTATATTCATGTCTTTGGCAATTACAGTTTTACCAGTGCCTGATTATGTCAATGAAAGATGAAATCAAGACAGCAACCAAAGTTACAAACTGGCTATCTTCTGGCCTAAAGGTTATCCTTCCTGAAAATTTGAAACCAGATCTATCTAGGCTTGCTCTTTTAGGCCACAGCAGAGGTGGAAAAACAGCATTTTCCCTGGCACTAAGCCAGGATATAACTTCCCTAAAATTCAAAGCATTACTAGGAATGGACCCAGTTGCAGGGCCTAGTCCACCAGGCAGGGTCGAGCCCGAAGTCCTAACTTATATCCCACATTCTTTCAATCTCTCGATGCCTGTAGGAATCATAGGCACAGGTTTGAGCAATAAATCTAAGGGCATCATGCCATCATTTGCCCCAAATGGGATCAATCATGCTGAATTTTTCAACGAGAGTAAACCACCTGCTTATTATTTTCTAGCTAAAGATTATGGCCATTGTGATATCTTGGATGATTCAAAGGTGGCTTTGGCAAGTTTGGTGTGCAAGAGTGGAAAGGGCTCTAAAGAATTGTTGAGGAATGGTGTTGGCGGTATTATCGTGGCATTTCTCAAGGCTTATTTGGCAGGTGAAAGTGAAGATCTACAAAATATTGTTGATGCACCAAGTGTTGCTCCTATAACTCTCGGTCCAGTTATTTATGCCAAATAATGAGTCATGATTACATATTCTTTCATATTTTGTACCTAAGGAGTGAGAGTTTACTTCTTTATTTATTAGGTTTATATCAAGTTTGTGGTACTTGAAATTTCATGTCATTTGTCCTGATCTACGGGACTAATTTTGATTTCAGTAAATGAaccattttaaataaattctcTTTACATGCAAATAGGCAATAGCTATTAATCACTATTCAAAGAGAGGCATGGGTGGGCCAGTCTACACCAATCACCACCACGATTATATAGTTAAGCCATAAGCTGTGAAGCATATTTCTATAAACCGAATTGGGAAACAAGAGAATCAGACCTGTCTGCCACAGTAAAAAAGATAACTAGGAAAAATGATAAAACACGAATACATTAAAGGGAATCACAAAAATCTAAATGGAACGGAACATTATTATGCAATTCATTTATTAACACATTATTCATAAATCCCGTTCTTGGAGAACTAATACATTTATAAATCAGTATTGCATTTAATATCTCACAACAGCAACTACAAAACCACCTACACATCCCTCAATCAATGTCCTCTCAAATCCTCATCTTAATCTATGCTCAAAACATGTAAAAGTGTAATAGAATTATATAATTAAGTATCAAAAGTGACTTGAATGCCCAAAGACAAAATTTTTAATGCAAAAATTACCCAATAACATCACGCATTCTTATCATCACCACCATTAGCACCGATCAATGCTTCCTCCCTTTTCTTCTGTTCCTCCTCTTCCTTCAATTTCTTCTTATTCTTTTCGAGTGCCACAGCTACCTCGGCAGGCATGTATTTCTCGTCATGCTTGGCCAAAACCTCAGTAGCCTTAAAATAACACGCCAAATTCCTAGCCTTCTCCAAAATCACCAATTTACTGCTGTTCTCCATGATGGCATCTTCCTTTTTCCTAGCTTCCTCATCAACAGGCCTAATGAACCCCTCGACCACAACGGAATGCCCCTCGCGAAAAAGATCCGGCAAACGACCCTCG from Primulina eburnea isolate SZY01 chromosome 6, ASM2296580v1, whole genome shotgun sequence encodes:
- the LOC140834152 gene encoding chlorophyllase-1-like — translated: MRRTQYIGHYIRTVATFKVHPSIKRKMTRLHDKCSKAETSVFARGNLKVKTIKVKKSDEASPPAELFVVTPESRGVYPVILFCHGYCTANTWYSHLLQHISSHGYIIVAPQFYQCLIMSMKDEIKTATKVTNWLSSGLKVILPENLKPDLSRLALLGHSRGGKTAFSLALSQDITSLKFKALLGMDPVAGPSPPGRVEPEVLTYIPHSFNLSMPVGIIGTGLSNKSKGIMPSFAPNGINHAEFFNESKPPAYYFLAKDYGHCDILDDSKVALASLVCKSGKGSKELLRNGVGGIIVAFLKAYLAGESEDLQNIVDAPSVAPITLGPVIYAK